One part of the Vitis riparia cultivar Riparia Gloire de Montpellier isolate 1030 chromosome 6, EGFV_Vit.rip_1.0, whole genome shotgun sequence genome encodes these proteins:
- the LOC117915582 gene encoding putative E3 ubiquitin-protein ligase LIN isoform X1, whose translation MASSLEDLLAEEGFQGRRLRTTPRPSFASRAVSMPLYPFRINCKADAGSVVKIQTARTRSSVSRYTSEGEAPPTDRVKGTKQKDSLIRREKLDREPKKELNKRFEERETNDVFEDFPGNEIVEVGVEENGRYKDIYSDKVYSPRKRSHKFSHRIVEKERNKERSEKRNSSSTSSIKHLPAQKSFSNNHNNNMKQPRTSLNRSRKSMENNKIFDENRDQNHDSSVQVVSEPALDEVAVQAMVSIISGIVKRFLTDQDFRTLLHHNCFSSLNIIDLEEGESTASKVITTLEQAIETVELVAEESASGKDLKKASLQLSVIAGLSSDDMKDGFTSGVPNCKLSACAHLYLGLIYKLQKKDKASAKHILQVFCDSPFQARTMLLPELWDYLFLPQLSHLKVWYNQEADSLADAPSRQRKLELLEKVYNEILDLGTHQFAIYYKDWLTEGVEAPSVPSIHVPSVSVRGVDQGSSQSHYQELANPLGPFSTQPMVSKKLYNTVFGNSIQPRVGEMEEYGEADYNCMRSSDDSAVEDKQALTHFSESVKHTDQHAKEHLMENPYDEASHPEDGHLLEAEESTRLHGVSAPGERDPSDEVCDSHIRQVPPGSSHMFHAPIHRANESTLRTLARSVFDLHISSQSNSEAIFHPNQTNMESSAKDLHGNCQYFNEGSFFSSIPQDFICPLTGRLFEDPVTIETGQTFERHAIREWFNQGNRNCPVTGKALEGLGVPLTNFVLKRVIDGWKSENCRHLLAFASKVEGSSGEHGVEPKDETAIYALEQFLSGSSKEEKLTNAKHLISVGGLQFLTRRFELGNLEEKTCVAALMCSCIEADYRCKNEIAKYIKKPCLLELLHSKQAKSRTNAVLLLTELICMHRWKDVTLFLSSFQNEGIMSAMHVLLVYLQSSSPEQRPLVAVLLLHLDLLVEPRKYSIYREEAVDAIVVALEGSLTDENVREKCCRALLILTGHFSFSGDVPTEKWILKPAGPMDSHDLSSCNNEENGLLVDGTISLDAEEQAKEEWFRNLSTVLLGNGQKSFLEAISKCLGSDSSELVRVCLTTVAWLSSALSSLSDAEFQLSAFSALISRLRDNLENSEQIEHKILASASLLSFSKIPECRVLLMTIAEEIVVPLRSLVQVTWTAKHLYTAISGEDL comes from the exons ATGGCATCTTCATTGGAGGATCTTCTTGCAGAGGAGGGGTTTCAAGGAAGGAGACTGAGGACGACACCTAGACCTTCCTTTGCATCAAGGGCTGTAAGTATGCCACTTTACCCTTTCCGAATCAATTGTAAGGCAGATGCTGGTTCAGTTGTTAAAATTCAGACTGCAAGGACAAGGTCCAGTGTGTCTCGATACACTTCAGAAGGTGAAGCACCACCTACTGATAGAGTGAAGGGGACGAAACAGAAGGATAGCCTTATTAGAAGAGAGAAATTAGATCGAGAACCAAAGAAGGAACTGAATAAGAGATTTGAAGAAAGAGAGACTAATGATGTGTTTGAAGATTTTCCAGGAAATGAGATAGTTGAGGTAGGCGTGGAAGAGAATGGAAGATACAAAGATATATATTCAGATAAGGTGTACAGCCCCAGAAAGAGGAGCCATAAATTTTCTCATAGAATTGTTGAAAAGGAGAGAAATAAAGAGAGGTCAGAGAAGAGAAATAGCAGTAGCACTAGTTCTATCAAACATTTGCCTGCACAAAAGAGTTTCAGCAATAATCACAATAATAACATGAAACAACCTCGTACCTCTTTGAACAGGTCTCGTAAAAGTATGGAGAACAACAAAATATTTGATGAGAATCGGGATCAAAATCATGATAGTTCTGTACAGGTAGTCTCTGAACCTGCTCTTGATGAAGTTGCTGTCCAAGCCATGGTCTCCATCATAAGCGGTATTGTCAAACGTTTTCTTACAGACCAGGATTTTAGGACTTTGCTTCATCATAATTGCTTCTCTTCtcttaatattattgatttggaAGAAGGTGAAAGTACTGCAAGCAAGGTCATAACAACACTTGAACAAGCAATTGAAACAGTAGAACTTGTTGCTGAGGAGTCTGCCAGTGGAAAAGACCTGAAAAAAGCTTCTTTGCAGCTCAGTGTAATTGCGGGTTTGAGCTCAGACGATATGAAGGATGGTTTTACATCTGGGGTTCCAAATTGCAAGTTGTCAGCTTGTGCTCATCTCTACCTTGGTCTGATATATAAGCTACAGAAGAAGGATAAGGCATCGGCAAAGCATATTCTACAAGTGTTCTGTGATTCCCCCTTCCAGGCTCGGACCATGTTGTTGCCAGAGTTATGGGATTATCTGTTTCTTCCTCAGCTTTCACATTTGAAGGTGTGGTACAATCAGGAAGCTGATTCTCTAGCAGATGCACCTAGCAGACAAAGGAAACTTGAACTTCTTGAAAAAGTTTACAATGAAATTCTGGATTTGGGTACCCATCAATTTGCAATTTACTATAAGGATTGGCTCACTGAGGGGGTTGAAGCTCCTTCAGTCCCTTCTATCCATGTCCCTTCGGTGTCTGTTCGGGGAGTTGATCAGGGAAGTTCACAGAGCCACTATCAAGAGCTAGCTAATCCACTCGGTCCTTTCTCAACTCAGCCAATGGTCAGTAAAAAACTGTATAATACTGTATTTGGCAACTCAATCCAACCCCGAGTTGGTGAAATGGAAGAGTACGGGGAGGCAGACTATAATTGTATGAGAAGCTCTGATGATTCTGCTGTTGAGGATAAACAAGCACTGACACACTTCTCTGAATCAGTTAAACATACTGACCAACATGCTAAAGAGCACCTCATGGAGAATCCTTACGATGAAGCATCTCATCCT GAAGATGGACACTTACTGGAAGCTGAGGAATCAACAAGGTTGCATGGAGTGAGTGCTCCAGGGGAAAGAGATCCTAGTGATGAAGTTTGTGACTCTCATATAAGGCAGGTCCCTCCAGGAAGCTCCCACATGTTCCATGCACCTATACATAGAGCGAATGAGTCAACTCTCAGGACTCTAGCAAGATCAGTTTTTGACCTGCACATTTCTTCACAATCAAACAGTGAAGCAATTTTTCATCCCAAT CAAACTAATATGGAGTCCTCTGCTAAAG ATTTACATGGAAATTGTCAATATTTCAATGAAGGATCATTTTTCTCAAGCATTCCCCAGGATTTTATTTGCCCTTTGACTGGACGGTTGTTTGAAGATCCTGTGACCATTGAAACTGGTCAAACTTTTGAGCGACATGCCATCAGGGAATGGTTTAATCAGGGAAACAGAAACTGTCCAGTAACAGGAAAAGCATTGGAGGGTTTAGGTGTGCCACTTACCAACTTTGTCTTGAAGCGTGTTATTGATGGCTGGAAATCTGAGAACTGCAGGCATCTCTTGGCTTTTGCCTCTAAGGTAGAGGGGAGCTCTGGGGAACATGGGGTTGAACCAAAGGATGAGACAGCTATTTACGCATTAGAGCAGTTTCTTAGTGGTTCtagcaaagaagaaaaattaacaaatgcCAAACACCTTATCTCTGTTGGAGGTCTGCAGTTTCTTACTCGAAGATTTGAATTAGGAAACTTGGAAGAGAAAACATGTGTAGCTGCACTCATGTGCAGTTGTATTGAAGCAGATTACAGATGCAAAAATGAGAtagcaaaatatattaaaaaaccgTGTCTTCTTGAGCTACTTCACAGTAAGCAGGCTAAATCAAGAACAAATGCAGTGTTGCTGTTGACTGAACTTATATGCATGCACAG GTGGAAAGATGTGACATTGTTCTTGAGCAGCTTTCAAAATGAAGGGATCATGAGTGCTATGCATGTTTTGCTTGTGTATCTTCAAAGTTCTTCACCCGAGCAACGGCCCTTAGTTGCTGTTCTCCTTCTACACTTAGATCTTCTG GTAGAACCTCGGAAGTACAGCATATACAGAGAGGAGGCTGTTGATGCTATTGTAGTGGCTCTTGAAGGCAGCTTAACTGACGAGAATGTCCGAGAAAAGTGTTGCAGGGCACTCCTAATCTTGACGGGGCATTTCTCTTTCTCTGGGGATGTGCCCACAGAGAAATGGATCCTAAAACCAGCTGGACCTATGGACAGTCATGATTTGAGTTCTTGTAATAATGAGGAGAATGGTCTATTAGTTGATGGAACCATTTCATTG GATGCTGAAGAACAGGCCAAGGAAGAGTGGTTTAGGAACTTATCAACAGTTCTGCTTGGTAATGGACAGAAGTCATTCTTGGAGGCAATTTCCAAGTGTTTGGGCTCTGATAGCTCTGAACTGGTGAGGGTGTGCCTGACCACTGTGGCATGGTTGAGCAGTGCTCTTAGTTCACTATCAGATGCTGAATTCCAGCTCTCCGCCTTTTCAGCTCTCATCTCTAGGCTGAGAGATAATTTGGAAAACAGTGAGCAGATTGAACACAAAATTCTTGCCTCTGCGTCTCTGTTAAGTTTCAGCAAAATACCAG AGTGCAGGGTACTCTTGATGACGATTGCAGAAGAAATTGTGGTTCCTTTACGAAGCCTTGTACAAGTAACATGGACTGCAAAACATCTTTATACCGCTATTTCTGGGGAAGATCTGTAA
- the LOC117915582 gene encoding putative E3 ubiquitin-protein ligase LIN-1 isoform X2: MASSLEDLLAEEGFQGRRLRTTPRPSFASRAVSMPLYPFRINCKADAGSVVKIQTARTRSSVSRYTSEGEAPPTDRVKGTKQKDSLIRREKLDREPKKELNKRFEERETNDVFEDFPGNEIVEVGVEENGRYKDIYSDKVYSPRKRSHKFSHRIVEKERNKERSEKRNSSSTSSIKHLPAQKSFSNNHNNNMKQPRTSLNRSRKSMENNKIFDENRDQNHDSSVQVVSEPALDEVAVQAMVSIISGIVKRFLTDQDFRTLLHHNCFSSLNIIDLEEGESTASKVITTLEQAIETVELVAEESASGKDLKKASLQLSVIAGLSSDDMKDGFTSGVPNCKLSACAHLYLGLIYKLQKKDKASAKHILQVFCDSPFQARTMLLPELWDYLFLPQLSHLKVWYNQEADSLADAPSRQRKLELLEKVYNEILDLGTHQFAIYYKDWLTEGVEAPSVPSIHVPSVSVRGVDQGSSQSHYQELANPLGPFSTQPMVSKKLYNTVFGNSIQPRVGEMEEYGEADYNCMRSSDDSAVEDKQALTHFSESVKHTDQHAKEHLMENPYDEASHPEDGHLLEAEESTRLHGVSAPGERDPSDEVCDSHIRQVPPGSSHMFHAPIHRANESTLRTLARSVFDLHISSQSNSEAIFHPNQTNMESSAKDLHGNCQYFNEGSFFSSIPQDFICPLTGRLFEDPVTIETGQTFERHAIREWFNQGNRNCPVTGKALEGLGVPLTNFVLKRVIDGWKSENCRHLLAFASKVEGSSGEHGVEPKDETAIYALEQFLSGSSKEEKLTNAKHLISVGGLQFLTRRFELGNLEEKTCVAALMCSCIEADYRCKNEIAKYIKKPCLLELLHSKQAKSRTNAVLLLTELICMHRWKDVTLFLSSFQNEGIMSAMHVLLVYLQSSSPEQRPLVAVLLLHLDLLTPFFISTT, encoded by the exons ATGGCATCTTCATTGGAGGATCTTCTTGCAGAGGAGGGGTTTCAAGGAAGGAGACTGAGGACGACACCTAGACCTTCCTTTGCATCAAGGGCTGTAAGTATGCCACTTTACCCTTTCCGAATCAATTGTAAGGCAGATGCTGGTTCAGTTGTTAAAATTCAGACTGCAAGGACAAGGTCCAGTGTGTCTCGATACACTTCAGAAGGTGAAGCACCACCTACTGATAGAGTGAAGGGGACGAAACAGAAGGATAGCCTTATTAGAAGAGAGAAATTAGATCGAGAACCAAAGAAGGAACTGAATAAGAGATTTGAAGAAAGAGAGACTAATGATGTGTTTGAAGATTTTCCAGGAAATGAGATAGTTGAGGTAGGCGTGGAAGAGAATGGAAGATACAAAGATATATATTCAGATAAGGTGTACAGCCCCAGAAAGAGGAGCCATAAATTTTCTCATAGAATTGTTGAAAAGGAGAGAAATAAAGAGAGGTCAGAGAAGAGAAATAGCAGTAGCACTAGTTCTATCAAACATTTGCCTGCACAAAAGAGTTTCAGCAATAATCACAATAATAACATGAAACAACCTCGTACCTCTTTGAACAGGTCTCGTAAAAGTATGGAGAACAACAAAATATTTGATGAGAATCGGGATCAAAATCATGATAGTTCTGTACAGGTAGTCTCTGAACCTGCTCTTGATGAAGTTGCTGTCCAAGCCATGGTCTCCATCATAAGCGGTATTGTCAAACGTTTTCTTACAGACCAGGATTTTAGGACTTTGCTTCATCATAATTGCTTCTCTTCtcttaatattattgatttggaAGAAGGTGAAAGTACTGCAAGCAAGGTCATAACAACACTTGAACAAGCAATTGAAACAGTAGAACTTGTTGCTGAGGAGTCTGCCAGTGGAAAAGACCTGAAAAAAGCTTCTTTGCAGCTCAGTGTAATTGCGGGTTTGAGCTCAGACGATATGAAGGATGGTTTTACATCTGGGGTTCCAAATTGCAAGTTGTCAGCTTGTGCTCATCTCTACCTTGGTCTGATATATAAGCTACAGAAGAAGGATAAGGCATCGGCAAAGCATATTCTACAAGTGTTCTGTGATTCCCCCTTCCAGGCTCGGACCATGTTGTTGCCAGAGTTATGGGATTATCTGTTTCTTCCTCAGCTTTCACATTTGAAGGTGTGGTACAATCAGGAAGCTGATTCTCTAGCAGATGCACCTAGCAGACAAAGGAAACTTGAACTTCTTGAAAAAGTTTACAATGAAATTCTGGATTTGGGTACCCATCAATTTGCAATTTACTATAAGGATTGGCTCACTGAGGGGGTTGAAGCTCCTTCAGTCCCTTCTATCCATGTCCCTTCGGTGTCTGTTCGGGGAGTTGATCAGGGAAGTTCACAGAGCCACTATCAAGAGCTAGCTAATCCACTCGGTCCTTTCTCAACTCAGCCAATGGTCAGTAAAAAACTGTATAATACTGTATTTGGCAACTCAATCCAACCCCGAGTTGGTGAAATGGAAGAGTACGGGGAGGCAGACTATAATTGTATGAGAAGCTCTGATGATTCTGCTGTTGAGGATAAACAAGCACTGACACACTTCTCTGAATCAGTTAAACATACTGACCAACATGCTAAAGAGCACCTCATGGAGAATCCTTACGATGAAGCATCTCATCCT GAAGATGGACACTTACTGGAAGCTGAGGAATCAACAAGGTTGCATGGAGTGAGTGCTCCAGGGGAAAGAGATCCTAGTGATGAAGTTTGTGACTCTCATATAAGGCAGGTCCCTCCAGGAAGCTCCCACATGTTCCATGCACCTATACATAGAGCGAATGAGTCAACTCTCAGGACTCTAGCAAGATCAGTTTTTGACCTGCACATTTCTTCACAATCAAACAGTGAAGCAATTTTTCATCCCAAT CAAACTAATATGGAGTCCTCTGCTAAAG ATTTACATGGAAATTGTCAATATTTCAATGAAGGATCATTTTTCTCAAGCATTCCCCAGGATTTTATTTGCCCTTTGACTGGACGGTTGTTTGAAGATCCTGTGACCATTGAAACTGGTCAAACTTTTGAGCGACATGCCATCAGGGAATGGTTTAATCAGGGAAACAGAAACTGTCCAGTAACAGGAAAAGCATTGGAGGGTTTAGGTGTGCCACTTACCAACTTTGTCTTGAAGCGTGTTATTGATGGCTGGAAATCTGAGAACTGCAGGCATCTCTTGGCTTTTGCCTCTAAGGTAGAGGGGAGCTCTGGGGAACATGGGGTTGAACCAAAGGATGAGACAGCTATTTACGCATTAGAGCAGTTTCTTAGTGGTTCtagcaaagaagaaaaattaacaaatgcCAAACACCTTATCTCTGTTGGAGGTCTGCAGTTTCTTACTCGAAGATTTGAATTAGGAAACTTGGAAGAGAAAACATGTGTAGCTGCACTCATGTGCAGTTGTATTGAAGCAGATTACAGATGCAAAAATGAGAtagcaaaatatattaaaaaaccgTGTCTTCTTGAGCTACTTCACAGTAAGCAGGCTAAATCAAGAACAAATGCAGTGTTGCTGTTGACTGAACTTATATGCATGCACAG GTGGAAAGATGTGACATTGTTCTTGAGCAGCTTTCAAAATGAAGGGATCATGAGTGCTATGCATGTTTTGCTTGTGTATCTTCAAAGTTCTTCACCCGAGCAACGGCCCTTAGTTGCTGTTCTCCTTCTACACTTAGATCTTCTG ACCCCTTTCTTCATAAGCACCACTTGA
- the LOC117915771 gene encoding delta(12)-fatty-acid desaturase FAD2-like: MGAGGRLSVPNSPVQRVPHTKPPFTLGQIKKAIPPHCFQRSIPRSFSYVAYDLSLAFLFYYIATSYFSLLPSWLTYLAWPLYWTLQGCTLTGVWVIAHECGHHAFSDYQWLDDTVGLILHSSLLVPYFSWKISHRRHHSNTGSLERDEVFVPKPKSRIPWFSKYLNNPLGRALTLVITLTLGWPLYLAFNVSGRPYNRFACHYDPYGPIYSDRERLQIYISDAGIFTASYVLYRLILAKGLAWVVCMYGIPLLIVNAFLVLITYLQHTHPTLPHYDSLEWDWLRGALATVDRDYGVLNKVFHNITDTHVAHHLFSTMPHYHAMEATRAIKPILGEYYQFDGTPFYKAMWREARECLYVEPDEEGSDKGVFWYRNKF, translated from the coding sequence ATGGGAGCCGGTGGTCGATTGTCAGTGCCGAACAGCCCCGTCCAGAGGGTTCCTCACACTAAGCCTCCATTCACACTTGGCCAAATCAAGAAGGCCATCCCACCCCATTGCTTCCAGCGCTCAATTCCCCGGTCATTCTCATATGTTGCCTATGACCTCTCCTTAGCCTTTCTCTTCTACTACATTGCCACCTCCTATTTCAGCCTCCTTCCTAGCTGGCTCACTTACCTTGCCTGGCCCCTATACTGGACTCTCCAAGGCTGCACTCTCACTGGTGTTTGGGTCATTGCCCATGAGTGTGGCCACCATGCCTTCAGTGACTACCAGTGGCTTGATGACACAGTTGGGCTCATCCTCCACTCCTCACTCTTAGTCCCCTACTTCTCTTGGAAGATCAGCCACCGCCGCCACCACTCCAACACAGGGTCACTGGAACGTGACGAGGTCTTCGTGCCAAAGCCCAAATCCAGAATTCCCTGGTTTTCCAAATACTTGAACAACCCATTAGGCCGAGCCCTCACCCTTGTCATTACTCTCACCCTTGGCTGGCCATTGTACTTAGCCTTCAATGTGTCTGGCCGCCCCTATAATCGCTTTGCATGCCACTATGATCCTTATGGCCCAATATACTCTGACCGTGAGCGGCTTCAAATCTACATCTCTGATGCTGGAATCTTTACTGCAAGCTATGTGCTTTATCGCCTTATCCTGGCAAAAGGTCTGGCTTGGGTTGTATGCATGTATGGGATACCGTTGCTAATTGTAAACGCCTTCCTTGTCCTCATCACATACCTGCAGCACACTCATCCAACACTGCCTCACTATGATTCCTTAGAATGGGACTGGCTAAGGGGAGCTTTGGCAACGGTTGATCGTGATTACGGGGTGCTAAACAAGGTCTTCCACAACATTACCGACACACATGTGGCTCACCATCTCTTCTCCACAATGCCACATTACCATGCTATGGAGGCCACCAGAGCAATCAAACCTATACTGGGTGAGTATTACCAATTTGATGGTACCCCATTTTACAAGGCAATGTGGAGGGAGGCTAGGGAGTGTCTTTATGTTGAGCCTGATGAGGAGGGCTCAGATAAAGGTGTCTTCTGGTACAGGAACAAGTTTTGA
- the LOC117916579 gene encoding peroxidase N-like isoform X2 translates to MEGSASGKFSGCSCLFMISFLMVCLGVRSELTTDFYNESCPNLLTIVRKAVKSAIKTETRMAASLVRLHFHDCFVNGCDGSVLLDGSDGEKSALPNLNSVRGFDVVDTIKSSVESACPGVVSCADILAIAARDSVLLSGGNTWKVFLGRRDGLVANQTGANNGLPFPTDSLDTITQKFANVGLNQTDVVSLSGAHTIGLARCTTFSSRLFNFSGTGAADSTMDTEMVSDLQTLCPQSGDGNTTTSLDQNSTDLFDNHYFKNLLVGKGLLSSDQILFTGDAAASTTKSLVQNYSSDSGLFFSDFTNSMIKMGNISPKTGSDGEIRTNCRVINS, encoded by the exons ATGGAGGGTAGTGCTTCAGGAAAGTTTAGTGGCTGCTCATGTTTGTTCATGATCAGCTTTTTGATGGTGTGTTTGGGTGTGAGGTCCGAACTCACCACTGATTTCTACAATGAAAGCTGCCCAAACCTTCTGACGATCGTGAGAAAGGCGGTTAAGAGTGCCATCAAGACGGAGACGAGAATGGCGGCTTCTTTGGTTCGACTTCACTTCCATGATTGCTTTGTGAAT GGTTGCGATGGATCGGTTTTGCTGGATGGAAGTGATGGAGAGAAGTCTGCCTTACCCAACTTGAACTCAGTGAGAGGATTCGACGTTGTGGACACAATAAAAAGTTCTGTGGAGAGCGCATGTCCAGGAGTTGTTTCCTGCGCTGACATACTAGCCATAGCCGCCCGAGACTCCGTTCTCCTG AGTGGAGGAAATACATGGAAAGTATTTTTAGGAAGAAGAGATGGACTAGTTGCAAACCAGACAGGCGCAAATAACGGACTTCCTTTTCCAACTGATTCCTTGGATACAATCACTCAGAAGTTTGCCAATGTCGGCCTCAATCAGACCGATGTCGTGTCGTTATCAG GTGCGCATACAATTGGATTAGCAAGATGTACTACCTTCAGCAGCAGATTGTTCAACTTCAGCGGAACAGGCGCTGCTGACTCTACAATGGACACGGAAATGGTGTCCGATTTGCAGACCTTATGCCCACAGAGTGGTGATGGGAACACGACAACCTCTCTCGACCAGAACTCAACCGATCTTTTCGACAACCATTACTTCAAGAACTTGCTCGTTGGGAAGGGTCTTCTTAGCTCTGATCAGATTCTATTTACTGGTGATGCAGCTGCTTCCACAACCAAAAGCCTTGTTCAAAACTACAGCAGTGACTCTGGCCTCTTCTTCTCCGATTTCACCAACTCCATgatcaagatggggaatatCAGCCCCAAAACTGGTTCCGATGGCGAGATTCGAACGAATTGCAGGGTGATTAATTCATAA
- the LOC117916579 gene encoding peroxidase N-like isoform X1 has product MEGSASGKFSGCSCLFMISFLMVCLGVRSELTTDFYNESCPNLLTIVRKAVKSAIKTETRMAASLVRLHFHDCFVNGCDGSVLLDGSDGEKSALPNLNSVRGFDVVDTIKSSVESACPGVVSCADILAIAARDSVLLSVSAGMKLRRNPLQSGGNTWKVFLGRRDGLVANQTGANNGLPFPTDSLDTITQKFANVGLNQTDVVSLSGAHTIGLARCTTFSSRLFNFSGTGAADSTMDTEMVSDLQTLCPQSGDGNTTTSLDQNSTDLFDNHYFKNLLVGKGLLSSDQILFTGDAAASTTKSLVQNYSSDSGLFFSDFTNSMIKMGNISPKTGSDGEIRTNCRVINS; this is encoded by the exons ATGGAGGGTAGTGCTTCAGGAAAGTTTAGTGGCTGCTCATGTTTGTTCATGATCAGCTTTTTGATGGTGTGTTTGGGTGTGAGGTCCGAACTCACCACTGATTTCTACAATGAAAGCTGCCCAAACCTTCTGACGATCGTGAGAAAGGCGGTTAAGAGTGCCATCAAGACGGAGACGAGAATGGCGGCTTCTTTGGTTCGACTTCACTTCCATGATTGCTTTGTGAAT GGTTGCGATGGATCGGTTTTGCTGGATGGAAGTGATGGAGAGAAGTCTGCCTTACCCAACTTGAACTCAGTGAGAGGATTCGACGTTGTGGACACAATAAAAAGTTCTGTGGAGAGCGCATGTCCAGGAGTTGTTTCCTGCGCTGACATACTAGCCATAGCCGCCCGAGACTCCGTTCTCCTG AGTGTATCTGCAGGAATGAAACTAAGAAGGAATCCTCTGCAGAGTGGAGGAAATACATGGAAAGTATTTTTAGGAAGAAGAGATGGACTAGTTGCAAACCAGACAGGCGCAAATAACGGACTTCCTTTTCCAACTGATTCCTTGGATACAATCACTCAGAAGTTTGCCAATGTCGGCCTCAATCAGACCGATGTCGTGTCGTTATCAG GTGCGCATACAATTGGATTAGCAAGATGTACTACCTTCAGCAGCAGATTGTTCAACTTCAGCGGAACAGGCGCTGCTGACTCTACAATGGACACGGAAATGGTGTCCGATTTGCAGACCTTATGCCCACAGAGTGGTGATGGGAACACGACAACCTCTCTCGACCAGAACTCAACCGATCTTTTCGACAACCATTACTTCAAGAACTTGCTCGTTGGGAAGGGTCTTCTTAGCTCTGATCAGATTCTATTTACTGGTGATGCAGCTGCTTCCACAACCAAAAGCCTTGTTCAAAACTACAGCAGTGACTCTGGCCTCTTCTTCTCCGATTTCACCAACTCCATgatcaagatggggaatatCAGCCCCAAAACTGGTTCCGATGGCGAGATTCGAACGAATTGCAGGGTGATTAATTCATAA